A single region of the Tigriopus californicus strain San Diego chromosome 8, Tcal_SD_v2.1, whole genome shotgun sequence genome encodes:
- the LOC131884970 gene encoding uncharacterized protein LOC131884970 — MSSYRSNLLLRLKEIQEGYDGMTEIVPGLYVGSFRDSKDLRQLDIRKITHILSICDDARKIFKDKKYLIIGAADSPKQDLAQYFPLCNDFIHPARIRGGHVLIHCLAGISRSVTVAAAYLLSTVQTLNHQEALQAVRAARIVASPNIGFQKQLADFEHHGLDCERQRLAEKFRPRTAVIRPSTTAAFSPHAQTGAQLAANSGAGSCGSGVPGVGLVVAGRLSVRTETSSSPETDNLTLGDAERCRSLLETYRRKVSDGEICGGDCADGGISCPSGVCRAHNRSYAPSFLRRGSTNHRRGLSLGKLSCNMWSILPQDQIRSLPRRSHSDKDLHRPAPEAQSIPRSPFRHRLNKTTSDLNMSVAFPHHPEQYNPSTLCTDPESGLSTSRSLKSSPTHRLQGFPQPSMTRENPSITNPKGSSVPSPNLHFFSRRKTQSLTKIDMTRLAPSRYWHLNAMHSNHVIPRDTNSNCLNPPVFVHHEHFRPT, encoded by the exons ATGTCTTCGTATCGCTCAAATCTGCTATTACGACTCAAAGAGATCCAGGAGGGCTATGATGGAATGACAGAG ATTGTTCCTGGGTTGTACGTGGGCAGTTTTCGTGATTCCAAAGATCTGCGTCAGTTGGACATCCGAAAGATCACGCACATTCTCTCCATTTGTGACGATGCTCGAAAGATTTTCAAG gATAAGAAATACTTGATCATAGGGGCTGCAGACTCTCCGAAACAAGATCTGGCCCAATATTTTCCACTGTGCAACGACTTTATCCATCCAGCACGAATCCGAGGTGGCCATGTCCTGATCCATTG CTTGGCCGGGATCTCGAGGTCTGTTACTGTGGCTGCGGCTTATCTCCTTTCAACGGTTCAAACCCTCAATCATCAAGAAGCTTTGCAAGCGGTTAGAGCAGCCAGGATTGTGGCCAGCCCAAATATTGGGTTCCAGAAGCAATTGGCAGATTTTGAGCACCATGGCTTGGACTGC GAAAGACAACGCCTTGCGGAAAAATTCCGACCTCGGACGGCCGTCATTCGTCCCTCTACCACGGCTGCATTTTCCCCCCACGCTCAAACTGGTGCACAACTTGCCGCCAATTCAGGGGCAGGCAGTTGTGGGAGTGGCGTGCCTGGGGTGGGCCTGGTGGTGGCTGGCCGTCTGAGTGTTCGCACTGAGACCAGCTCCTCGCCGGAAACGGATAATCTGACTTTAGGAGACGCGGAAAGATGCCGGAGTCTATTGGAGACCTACCGAAGAAAGGTTTCGGACGGAGAGATTTGCGGAGGAGATTGCGCAGATGGGGGAATATCCTGCCCTTCCGGAGTTTGTCGGGCGCATAACAG ATCCTACGCGCCTTCGTTCTTGAGACGTGGGTCAACCAACCACAGACGGGGACTCTCGTTGGGTAAATTATCTTGTAATATGTGGTCCATTTTGCCACAAGACCAAATCCGATCCCTGCCTCGGAGATCCCATTCAGACAAAGATCTTCATCGACCTGCACCCGAGGCCCAGAGCATCCCTCGATCGCCCTTCCGACATCGATTGAATAAGACCACTTCGGACCTTAATATGAGCGTGGCGTTTCCCCATCATCCGGAGCAATATAACCCCTCTACGTTATGTACTGATCCTGAATCTGGCCTGTCTACGTCAAGGTCGCTCAAGAGCTCTCCCACGCATCGTTTGCAGGGTTTTCCCCAGCCCTCAATGACCAGGGAGAATCCTTCTATAACCAACCCTAAGGGATCGTCAGTCCCTTCGCCGAACTTGCACTTCTTCAGCCGAAGAAAGACTCAAAGCTTGACCAAGATCGACATGACCCGTCTCGCTCCTTCGCGGTATTGGCATTTGAACGCCATGCACAGTAACCATGTCATTCCACGAGATACCAATTCCAATTGTCTCAATCCCCCGGTGTTTGTCCACCACGAGCACTTTCGACCAACGTGA